The stretch of DNA GGCCGGCTACTACGGCAAGGACGTGGAGGTGATGATCTCCGACCTGCTCCTCAAGGCGAACCACTCCGTCGAGGACACGCAGCGGGGCATCATCTTCGTGGACGAGGTGGACAAGATCGCCCGGCGCTCACAGGGGGCCCGCAACGGCGCGGGCAGCCGCGACATCGGCGGCGAGGGCGTCCAGCAGGGCCTGCTCAAGCTGCTGGAGGGGCGCGAGGTCTATGTCCCCCTGAATGTCACACAAGCGTGGAACAAGAGTGACTTCGTCCAGGTGGACACCCGGGACATCCTCTTCATCTGCGCGGGCACGTTCAGCGACCTGCACGACTACGGGGACGAGCCCGGCGGCGGCAGGCCCCTGGGCTTCGGCGCCGACGAGAGCTTCCGGCGCGCGAAGAAGCGCATCGGCACCAAGCAGCTGGTGGAGTTCGGCATGCTGGCGGAGTTCCTCGGGCGCCTGCCGGTGGTGGTGCAGCTGGATTTGTTGGGCGAGGCGGATCTCATCCGCGTGCTCACCGAGCCGCCGGACTCCATCATCCGCGAGTTCCGGGAGCTGCTCGCCATGGACGAGCTGGAGCTGGACTTCGACGACGGGGCGCTGCGCGAGGTGGTGCACTACTC from Myxococcus guangdongensis encodes:
- the clpX gene encoding ATP-dependent Clp protease ATP-binding subunit ClpX is translated as MESSARREEAPLTPREIYERLDRYVIGQDAAKRAVAIAAHNHLKRVQARRLRRQSLIKKSNILLIGPTGSGKTHIARNLADILHVPFTTVDATEYTEAGYYGKDVEVMISDLLLKANHSVEDTQRGIIFVDEVDKIARRSQGARNGAGSRDIGGEGVQQGLLKLLEGREVYVPLNVTQAWNKSDFVQVDTRDILFICAGTFSDLHDYGDEPGGGRPLGFGADESFRRAKKRIGTKQLVEFGMLAEFLGRLPVVVQLDLLGEADLIRVLTEPPDSIIREFRELLAMDELELDFDDGALREVVHYSVARGLGARGLRSILEHVMADIMFEAPERKRRQVKVDADYVRPRLATLDAVELNV